TTTATTAGTGCGCGATCTTACAGACGCTCAGATGGCCTCACTGCAAGCTTTGGGAAATGTGAGTATCGAGGAAATGGATTCCAGCAACTGCCTGAACCCTTGCACCTGGAAAGCCAGTGCTCTAATGGGAGCGACGACCGAGTACATCACCTGGATGGATGCGGACTGCTTAGTCATCGGTGATATCAGTGAGTTATTAATGCCTCGCAATGGAGAGTTTCAAATCCGCGTGCGTGGCCATCAGGAAAATGCCATGACTTATCACAAGCTCTATGCCCCGGGTGAAAAAGCAGGGCCACTGCCGGCTTCAGTCCTTGCAACTTGGCAGCAAGATGTGAACGAGCAATTGGAACCACGTCTGGACACCGCGATTGTCACTAATTGTTTCGTACTACATCGTCAACATCTCCCTTTCATCAAAAAGTGGCAGCAACAAATGGAAAAGGTGATGCCCCCGCAAGACTGTGGCGTCGTGAACCAAAATCAACCCGCATACTTTATGACGGATGAGTCGGTATTTTCTTCCCTAATCAGTTTTGCAGCTGCAGCTCCACCGATCTCCGATTTTCTACTCAATCAGATTCCGGAAAAGCATGTGGCTCATTTTGGTGTCAGGCCTAAGCCCTGGAACGGTTGGGCTCAGCCGACATGGTATGCTTATGATGAGGTCATGGAGACGGTGGACTATGCGCTCGCGCATTGCCCCATGTTGCCCGAATTACCCCCATCGCTGCAACGTAAACACCGACTGCGTTCTAAAATGGGCGCCAACGCCCGACAGATCATCCCACGGATGAAGCAATTTGTGCGAAAGATTAAGCCCTAGTATCCCAGCGGCGAGTTTCCGCCTACAGTCAACGGCCAGAAAACAGATCCACGACTGGGCCTGACTATTGGGGGGCTGACAATCTCAGTTCTTATAGCCAGGCACTCAAGGCTTGATTGAACTGCGCTTGAAATTGGGCGACACTATGCCCATCACGCACACGTGATTTCAAAGACTCTATCTGAGTTGAATCGGCTTGTCGAATGGCTTCCATCGCACGCAGTCCCCCCTCAATATCACGAAAAGGGAAGCGCCATGCTACGGGTAACCAATCACACATTCCATCACGATCCGTTGCCGCCACAGGAAGCCCACAGGCCAATGCTTCTAACATCGCAAGCGGCACGCCCTCGTAACGCGATGGCATTAACAACGCATCCAGAGCCGCATAAAGTGCTGTGGGTTCATTGGTCCAAGGCAGACAATGAACATTTGCATGCTCTGCGGCCCGAGCCTGCAAGGCCTCTTCGTCGGGCCCACTCCCGAGAAAAACCAAGTGCTCGTCGGGATGCTCTTGATGACGTCGCAGGAATAAATCCAAGGCACAATCTTGCCCCTTCTGTTTGAATTCAATGCGCCCGATCTGGCCCCAGATAAAAGCACCTTGAGCTAATGAAAATTGTGCGCGGGCACTGGCCTTGGTCGGCAAATCAGTCAATGGCTCCAACGGAATGCCGTTCTCCACAATTTGAATACGTCCCCGTGCTCCGTAGCGGAGCAGCATGTCACCCAGAGTTTTTGAAATTGTAATAAAACCATCAGGCACGGCATAAAGTCCACGACAGGTAAAATCTCTGAATAAGCCTAATTTCGCGCCCATTTCAGCATGATGGTGTGGCACCGGGATGTAACTGACTAAGGGACAAGGCAAGCGCCCCTGTAAGCGAAAAATGGAACAGCCCTGTTCGATATTACCCTGTATCACAAGAATAAGATCCGGCTTGTAAGTATCGATTTGTTTTAACAGTTCGCGCAAGGTATCGCCTTCGGCATAGCGACGCAGCGCTTGAAATTTCCGACTGCGCGTAGCCGCGCTATCGATTTGGAAACGAACATCCGGGTGATTGCTTTGAATGGCTTCCAGCCGATGACGGTTCTTCTGATTATCCGGATGCAGCAAAGCTAGCACCTCCCATTGAGCTGAAGCGACAATACCAGCCATGGCATAGGCCGCCATCACTTGGTGCCCACCGAAGTCAGGGTTATCGTCGATGACTAATAGGCGGGGCACATTCATACTTCTATTTGATAGCGTTTGATTAAATTATAAATCGTTTTTTCGCTCACACCCAACTGCACGGCAGTGGCGGCACGCTTACCGTGATTCTCAATCAAAGCAAGGCGCACCGCCTCACGTTCAATCTCCGCCAGGGTTTGCCCGGCCCAGGGGTTTACAGCCTCAGTGCTCTCGGTAGCATTACGCGTGTTCTCAAAAAGAGGTAGATGCTCAGGTAGAACCGTCTCATCCGCATCGACCAACGCGGCCACTCGTAGCATGACATTGCGCAACTCTCGTATATTCCCGGGCCAATCATACTTGAGCAATTGGTCTAACGCCACATCCGAAAACTGAGGAAAGCTCTCCTCTTCTCCCATAGCGTCCGCCAAAAATTTAACAGCAAGCACGGGAATCATTTCTCTACGGTCACTTAACGCGGGAAGTTCAATTTCAAATACATTTATACGGAAATATAAATCTTGGCGAAATTGCTTCGCCAGCATTGCTGCCTTCAACTCCTGATTGGTAGCCGACATCAAGCGCACGTTCACCTTAACCGCTTCAGTGCTTCCGACGGGAAAAAAACTCTGATTTTGCAAGAACAGTAAAAGCTTCGGCTGTAGCTCCATCGGCATTTCACCGATTTCATCCAGAAACAGCGTACCTCCATCGGCCATCTCAAAGAGACCCTTTTTGTCTTTAAAAGCCCCCGAGAAAGCTCCTTTTCGATATCCAAAGAGTTCTGACTCCAAGAGTTGAGCGGGGATGCTGGCGCAGCTGATTTCAATAAAAGCACCTTGACTACGAGGACTGCACTCATGCATGCATTTTGCTAAACGACTTTTACCAGTGCCTGAAGGGCCAGTCAATAAGAGCGAATGATCACTCGCAGCAATACGTACTAATTGCTTGCGCAACTTAGCAAAGCGAGCACCCGGTAATTCTTGTTCAAAGCGTTGTATGGGACTAGAATCGTTTGAGCTCATGGTATAGGAAGCATTGGGAGAAATTCATTAAGGGCACGATCAATACCGACCCCTGGGTTCAGAGGCTGGATCATGACCAATACGGGCTCCGCTCCGCCATATTGACGAAGCCAGCGCCGGAGTGTGGCTCGCAACCAATATTCCAAGGGGGCGTCGAAAACAATTTCACCGTTGGAATAGAAGAACAAGGCCTCACTACTGCCCCCTTGTCGTGTCAGTTTGAGCTGACGCGCACTGCCTCCTGCATAGGAAATTACCTGATCATCTACAATATCCCACCCTGCCCCGCGAAAACAATAGCGGGGATCGTGTACCGCTTGTCGATTATGGGTTCCATCGAGAATAGTAATGGCATAGCGCAAGCCCTTCCAGCTATAGATCCATTTGTAGCCATCGGCTGCTCCCAGTATGTCCGATTCAAAATCCGTCAATGGAACACTGCGAGCCGTAAAACCGGGACCAGATAGTGGAAATGCAGCCATTCGTACAGAGGCATCCTCCAATTCCAAGCTACGCATATAGCCAGCCGTGAAAATCAGCAAAAGCAGAGCACTAAATAGAAGTATGACTTGTTTTTGACGCATAACGTATAATTCTGGCAATCAAGCTAGAGATAAAAAGAATTGCTGCAATCAAGAGTGTCAGCCAGGGCAACCAATCACCTAACATGGGGTAGAGTAACCAGGCCAAGGCAGGCATCCATAGGC
The nucleotide sequence above comes from Coraliomargarita algicola. Encoded proteins:
- a CDS encoding glycosyltransferase family 4 protein, whose product is MNVPRLLVIDDNPDFGGHQVMAAYAMAGIVASAQWEVLALLHPDNQKNRHRLEAIQSNHPDVRFQIDSAATRSRKFQALRRYAEGDTLRELLKQIDTYKPDLILVIQGNIEQGCSIFRLQGRLPCPLVSYIPVPHHHAEMGAKLGLFRDFTCRGLYAVPDGFITISKTLGDMLLRYGARGRIQIVENGIPLEPLTDLPTKASARAQFSLAQGAFIWGQIGRIEFKQKGQDCALDLFLRRHQEHPDEHLVFLGSGPDEEALQARAAEHANVHCLPWTNEPTALYAALDALLMPSRYEGVPLAMLEALACGLPVAATDRDGMCDWLPVAWRFPFRDIEGGLRAMEAIRQADSTQIESLKSRVRDGHSVAQFQAQFNQALSAWL
- a CDS encoding sigma-54 interaction domain-containing protein, encoding MSSNDSSPIQRFEQELPGARFAKLRKQLVRIAASDHSLLLTGPSGTGKSRLAKCMHECSPRSQGAFIEISCASIPAQLLESELFGYRKGAFSGAFKDKKGLFEMADGGTLFLDEIGEMPMELQPKLLLFLQNQSFFPVGSTEAVKVNVRLMSATNQELKAAMLAKQFRQDLYFRINVFEIELPALSDRREMIPVLAVKFLADAMGEEESFPQFSDVALDQLLKYDWPGNIRELRNVMLRVAALVDADETVLPEHLPLFENTRNATESTEAVNPWAGQTLAEIEREAVRLALIENHGKRAATAVQLGVSEKTIYNLIKRYQIEV
- a CDS encoding exosortase-associated EpsI family protein; this encodes MRQKQVILLFSALLLLIFTAGYMRSLELEDASVRMAAFPLSGPGFTARSVPLTDFESDILGAADGYKWIYSWKGLRYAITILDGTHNRQAVHDPRYCFRGAGWDIVDDQVISYAGGSARQLKLTRQGGSSEALFFYSNGEIVFDAPLEYWLRATLRRWLRQYGGAEPVLVMIQPLNPGVGIDRALNEFLPMLPIP